A stretch of the Nitratireductor thuwali genome encodes the following:
- a CDS encoding ATP-binding cassette domain-containing protein, with product MLDSLREKGLVLDGVCIRLGGRVLVSLTRAVAPGEVLTVMGPSGAGKSTLLAYIGGFLDRAFTGEGRVLIDGEDIAGQPAETRRAGILFQDPLLFPHMSVAGNLLFAIPEAVTGRDERRARAEEALAGVGLAGMGGRDPATLSGGQRARVALARVLLSGPRMLLLDEPFSKLDQELRQQTRELVFAKARESRLPVLLVTHDPADAKAAGGDVITIEA from the coding sequence GTGTTGGACAGTTTGCGCGAAAAGGGGCTGGTGCTGGATGGCGTATGCATCCGCCTCGGCGGGCGAGTGCTCGTATCGCTCACGCGGGCCGTTGCCCCCGGCGAGGTGCTCACGGTCATGGGTCCTTCCGGCGCGGGCAAGTCCACCCTGCTTGCCTATATAGGCGGCTTCCTTGACCGGGCTTTCACCGGCGAGGGAAGGGTGCTGATAGACGGCGAGGATATTGCCGGCCAGCCGGCCGAGACCCGCCGCGCCGGCATCCTGTTCCAGGATCCCCTGCTTTTCCCGCATATGAGCGTGGCCGGCAATCTCCTGTTCGCCATTCCAGAAGCCGTCACCGGCCGCGACGAGCGCCGCGCCCGCGCCGAGGAGGCGCTTGCCGGCGTCGGGCTCGCCGGCATGGGTGGCCGCGATCCCGCCACCCTTTCCGGCGGCCAGCGCGCCCGCGTCGCCCTCGCCCGCGTGCTCCTGTCGGGCCCGCGCATGCTGCTGCTCGACGAGCCCTTCTCCAAGCTGGATCAGGAACTGCGCCAGCAAACGCGCGAACTGGTCTTTGCCAAGGCTCGCGAAAGCCGCCTGCCGGTTCTCCTCGTGACCCACGATCCCGCCGACGCTAAAGCCGCCGGCGGCGACGTGATCACCATAGAAGCATGA
- a CDS encoding ActR/PrrA/RegA family redox response regulator transcription factor: MSEDILEQGEPIPGDERSLLIVDDDRPFLARLARAMEGRGFEVETAESVQEAVAKVKATAPAFAVVDMRLGDGNGLDVVQAIRDRRDDARTVILTGYGNIATAVTAVKLGAVDYLSKPADADDIYTALTRRPNERAEPPENPMSADRVRWEHIQRVYEMCDRNVSETARRLNMHRRTLQRILAKRAPR; this comes from the coding sequence ATGAGCGAAGACATCCTTGAACAGGGCGAGCCGATCCCCGGCGACGAGCGCAGCCTTCTTATCGTGGACGACGACCGCCCGTTCCTGGCCCGCCTGGCGCGCGCGATGGAGGGCCGCGGCTTCGAGGTCGAGACCGCCGAATCGGTGCAGGAGGCCGTCGCCAAGGTGAAGGCGACCGCGCCGGCCTTCGCGGTGGTCGACATGCGGCTGGGCGATGGCAACGGCCTCGACGTCGTGCAGGCGATCCGCGACAGGCGCGACGACGCCCGCACCGTCATCCTCACCGGCTACGGCAATATCGCCACCGCCGTCACCGCCGTGAAGCTGGGCGCCGTCGACTATCTGTCGAAGCCCGCCGACGCCGACGACATCTATACCGCGCTCACCCGCCGGCCCAACGAAAGGGCCGAGCCGCCCGAAAATCCCATGTCCGCCGACCGGGTGCGCTGGGAGCATATCCAGCGCGTTTACGAGATGTGCGACCGCAACGTCTCCGAAACCGCCCGCCGCCTCAACATGCACCGCCGCACCCTGCAGCGCATCCTGGCCAAGCGCGCGCCGCGGTAG
- the mbfA gene encoding iron exporter MbfA, with product MFTRFFSFSRRAFSSLSEQEVLALAISSEEDDARIYRAYADGLREDYPHSAKVFEAMAEEEDRHRGALIEMHRKRFGERIPLIRREHVRGYYERKPDWLVRPLGLETVRAQAELMEEQAHRFYVEAAKRTQDAATRKLLGDLAAAEKGHETLAQRLGEEHLPEGARAEEEKTERRQFILTYVQPGLAGLMDGSVSTLAPIFAAAFATGDTWQTFLVGLAASIGAGISMGFTEVASDDGVISGRGSPIKRGLTTGIMTTVGGLGHALPYLIPDFSTATTLAIIVVFIELWAIAFIQNRYMETPWSRATFQVVLGGALVFAAGMLIGNA from the coding sequence ATGTTCACACGTTTTTTCAGTTTCAGCCGGCGGGCCTTTTCGTCTCTTTCGGAGCAGGAGGTGCTGGCGCTGGCGATCTCCTCGGAGGAGGACGACGCGCGGATCTATCGGGCTTATGCGGACGGGCTGCGGGAGGATTATCCGCATTCGGCGAAGGTTTTCGAGGCGATGGCGGAGGAGGAGGACCGGCATCGCGGGGCGCTGATCGAGATGCATCGCAAGCGCTTCGGCGAGCGCATTCCCCTGATACGGCGCGAGCATGTGCGCGGCTATTACGAGCGCAAGCCGGACTGGCTGGTGCGGCCCCTGGGCCTCGAAACCGTGCGGGCGCAGGCCGAATTGATGGAGGAGCAGGCGCACCGCTTCTATGTGGAGGCCGCCAAGCGGACGCAGGACGCGGCGACGCGCAAGCTTTTGGGCGATCTGGCGGCGGCGGAAAAGGGGCACGAGACGCTGGCCCAGCGGCTGGGCGAGGAGCATCTGCCCGAGGGCGCGCGCGCCGAGGAAGAAAAGACGGAGCGCCGGCAGTTCATCCTCACCTATGTGCAGCCGGGGCTGGCCGGGCTGATGGACGGCTCGGTCTCCACGCTTGCGCCGATCTTCGCCGCCGCCTTCGCCACGGGGGATACGTGGCAGACTTTCCTGGTGGGGCTTGCCGCCTCCATCGGCGCGGGCATCTCCATGGGCTTTACCGAGGTGGCTTCGGACGACGGGGTGATCTCGGGGCGCGGCTCGCCGATCAAGCGCGGGCTGACGACGGGCATCATGACGACGGTTGGCGGGCTGGGCCACGCCCTGCCCTATCTCATCCCGGACTTCTCGACCGCGACCACCCTCGCCATCATCGTCGTCTTCATCGAATTGTGGGCGATCGCCTTTATCCAGAACCGCTACATGGAAACGCCGTGGAGCCGGGCGACCTTTCAGGTGGTGCTGGGCGGGGCGCTGGTGTTCGCCGCGGGGATGCTGATCGGGAACGCGTGA
- the hrpB gene encoding ATP-dependent helicase HrpB: MSALDLPTLPVSAVLPALRRALDESRRAVLVAPPGAGKTTLAPLALLDAPWAQAGRIVLLEPRRLAARAAARRMAALLGEEVGGTVGYAMRMERKLSARTRILVVTEGVLARMIVEDPSLEDVAAVLFDEFHERSLDGDFALALALDAQGALRPDLRLLVMSATLDGARVARLLDGAPVIESEGRSFPVDIRHRDRKPDQPVEQAVAEAVRDLAGETGGGILAFLPGQREIARTAEALAGRLPESVDIIPLHGGLDGAAQDAAIRPAPPGRRKVVLATAIAETSVTIDGVAAIVDCGLSRLPRYEPATGLTRLETVRVSRASADQRAGRAGRTAPGIALRLWRKEQTAALPAFTPPEILEADLSGLLLDCAAFGVSDPRTLAFLDPPPEPALAEARALLGALDALDDRGRLTETGEAMRRLALPVRLAHMVAMAARQGHARPAARLAVLLSERGLAGTGVDLDERLARFSADKSPRARAARDLAERLARNAGGGNTGASGEGPGAGALLVHAWPDRVAGARGEAGRYVLANGRGGQLDPADRLAREPYLVVADLQGKAQNARIAAAAAIAEPDLVEALGDRIRTEVETIFDAGSKSLRQRETRRLGAIRLAERNLPPPTGEAANRGIAETVRANGLAILPWGREAQGLRARLAFLHAAEGAPWPDVGEEALLSSLEDWLVPFLTGQPRLSAISPAILVEALTSLVPYDLQRRLGQLAPSHFTAPTGSRVPIRYENGEAVLAIRVQELFGLQKHPVIGGRTPLTLELLSPAHRPIQKTRDLPGFWSGSWADVRADMRGRYPKHHWPEDPAAAAPTSRAKPRQK; this comes from the coding sequence ATGAGCGCGCTCGACCTGCCCACCCTGCCGGTCAGCGCCGTGCTGCCGGCGCTGCGGCGTGCGCTGGACGAGAGCCGCCGCGCCGTGCTCGTCGCCCCGCCGGGCGCGGGCAAGACCACGCTTGCTCCGCTCGCCCTGCTCGATGCGCCGTGGGCGCAGGCCGGCCGCATCGTGCTTCTGGAGCCGCGCCGCCTTGCCGCCCGCGCCGCCGCCCGCCGCATGGCCGCCCTTCTGGGCGAGGAGGTGGGCGGCACCGTCGGCTACGCCATGCGCATGGAGCGCAAGCTTTCCGCCCGCACCCGCATCCTCGTCGTCACCGAGGGCGTTCTGGCCCGCATGATCGTCGAGGATCCCTCGCTGGAGGACGTCGCTGCCGTGCTGTTCGACGAGTTCCACGAGCGCTCGCTCGACGGCGATTTCGCCCTGGCGCTGGCCCTCGATGCGCAAGGCGCGCTGCGTCCGGATTTGCGCCTCCTGGTCATGTCCGCCACGCTGGACGGGGCCCGTGTCGCAAGGCTGCTGGATGGCGCGCCGGTCATCGAAAGCGAAGGCCGCAGCTTTCCCGTCGATATTCGCCATCGGGACCGCAAGCCCGACCAGCCGGTCGAGCAGGCCGTCGCCGAGGCCGTCCGCGATCTGGCGGGCGAGACCGGTGGCGGCATCCTCGCCTTCCTGCCCGGCCAGCGCGAGATCGCCCGCACGGCGGAGGCGCTGGCAGGCCGTCTGCCTGAATCCGTCGACATCATCCCCCTGCATGGCGGGCTCGATGGCGCGGCGCAGGATGCCGCCATCCGACCGGCGCCCCCGGGCCGCCGCAAGGTGGTGCTGGCAACCGCAATCGCCGAGACGTCGGTCACCATCGACGGCGTTGCGGCCATCGTCGATTGCGGGCTCTCGCGCCTTCCCAGATACGAGCCGGCCACCGGCCTGACCCGGCTCGAGACCGTGCGCGTCTCCCGTGCCTCGGCGGACCAGCGCGCCGGCCGCGCCGGCCGCACCGCGCCGGGCATCGCGCTGCGCCTGTGGCGCAAGGAGCAGACGGCGGCGCTGCCCGCCTTCACCCCGCCGGAGATCCTCGAAGCCGACCTTTCCGGCCTCCTGCTCGACTGCGCCGCGTTCGGCGTCTCCGACCCGCGCACGCTCGCTTTCCTCGATCCGCCGCCGGAGCCGGCGCTGGCCGAAGCCCGCGCCCTGCTGGGCGCCCTGGACGCGCTGGACGATCGCGGCCGCCTCACCGAGACGGGCGAGGCCATGCGCAGGCTCGCCTTGCCGGTGCGCCTGGCCCATATGGTCGCCATGGCGGCCCGGCAGGGCCATGCCCGCCCCGCCGCGCGCCTCGCCGTGCTGCTGTCGGAGCGCGGGCTGGCCGGCACCGGCGTCGATCTCGACGAGCGCCTTGCCCGCTTTTCCGCCGACAAGTCGCCGCGCGCCCGCGCCGCCCGCGATCTTGCCGAGCGTCTTGCCCGCAATGCCGGCGGCGGCAATACCGGCGCATCCGGGGAAGGTCCCGGCGCCGGCGCGCTGCTCGTCCATGCCTGGCCCGACCGTGTCGCCGGCGCGCGCGGCGAGGCCGGCCGCTACGTGCTTGCCAATGGCCGGGGCGGCCAGCTCGACCCCGCCGACCGGCTCGCGCGCGAGCCTTATCTGGTCGTCGCCGATCTGCAGGGCAAGGCGCAGAATGCCCGCATCGCGGCCGCCGCCGCCATCGCCGAGCCGGACCTTGTCGAAGCCCTCGGCGACCGCATCCGCACCGAGGTCGAAACCATCTTCGACGCCGGCAGCAAGAGCCTGCGCCAGCGCGAAACCCGCCGCCTCGGCGCCATCCGCCTTGCCGAACGCAACCTGCCGCCGCCCACGGGCGAAGCCGCCAACCGGGGCATCGCGGAAACCGTGCGCGCCAACGGCCTCGCCATCCTGCCCTGGGGCAGGGAGGCGCAGGGCCTGCGCGCGCGCCTTGCCTTTCTGCACGCGGCCGAAGGCGCGCCATGGCCGGATGTGGGCGAGGAGGCGCTGCTGTCGTCGCTGGAGGATTGGCTTGTGCCCTTCCTGACCGGCCAGCCGCGCCTTTCCGCCATCTCCCCCGCCATCCTCGTCGAGGCGCTGACGAGCCTCGTGCCCTACGATCTGCAGCGCCGCCTCGGCCAGCTTGCCCCCAGCCATTTCACCGCGCCCACCGGCAGCCGCGTGCCGATCCGTTACGAGAACGGCGAAGCCGTGCTCGCCATCCGCGTGCAGGAGCTTTTCGGCCTTCAAAAGCATCCGGTGATCGGCGGGCGCACGCCGCTGACGCTGGAGTTGCTTTCCCCCGCCCACCGCCCCATCCAGAAGACGAGGGACCTGCCGGGCTTCTGGTCCGGCTCCTGGGCCGATGTCCGCGCTGATATGCGCGGCCGCTATCCCAAGCACCATTGGCCCGAGGACCCGGCCGCCGCCGCACCCACGAGCCGCGCCAAGCCGCGTCAAAAATAG
- a CDS encoding ActS/PrrB/RegB family redox-sensitive histidine kinase: protein MQEELGTNQTRRSQSLRLNTLIRLRWLAIVGQSAAVLVVAYWLEFPLPVGPCFVLIAASAWLNLYLTFRYPAAHRLAPMAALWILTFDASQLAGLLFLTGGLTNPFSLLMTVPVVISATSLPLMWTGVLGLYVVVMVSLLAVFHLPLPWYPGTELAMPLVYVAGMWMAIVSSIAFTALYAYRVAEEARLLANALAATELVLQREQHISALDGLAAAAAHELGTPLATISLVAREMEKALGSDPRYAEDVTLLRSQSERCREILKQLTSLSSESEAHLARLPLTSLIEEVAAPHRDFGIEIRLEPEETRGREPVGRRNPGVLYGIGNLVENAVDFARETVTIRWRWNAEEVGITIIDDGPGFPAEIMDRIGEPYMTRRPASGSSGGGLGLGLFIAKTLLERSGAVIHFSNAGGEGKGATVDVRWPLDAFLANNSFQPYANGGRDAGKSGDNG from the coding sequence ATGCAGGAAGAACTCGGCACAAACCAGACCCGCCGCAGCCAGAGCCTGAGGCTCAACACGCTGATCAGGCTGCGCTGGCTCGCCATTGTCGGCCAGAGCGCGGCTGTGCTGGTGGTCGCCTACTGGCTGGAGTTCCCGCTGCCGGTCGGCCCCTGCTTCGTGCTCATCGCCGCTTCCGCCTGGCTCAATCTCTATCTGACGTTCCGCTATCCCGCCGCCCACCGGCTGGCGCCGATGGCGGCGCTGTGGATACTCACCTTCGACGCCTCGCAGCTTGCCGGCCTGCTGTTTCTCACCGGCGGGCTCACCAACCCCTTCTCGCTTCTGATGACGGTGCCGGTGGTCATCTCGGCCACCTCCCTGCCGCTCATGTGGACGGGGGTTCTGGGCCTTTACGTCGTCGTCATGGTCAGCCTGCTCGCCGTGTTCCATCTGCCACTGCCCTGGTATCCGGGCACCGAGCTCGCCATGCCCTTGGTCTATGTGGCGGGCATGTGGATGGCGATCGTCTCCTCCATCGCCTTCACCGCCCTTTACGCCTACCGCGTGGCCGAGGAAGCGCGGCTTCTGGCCAATGCGCTGGCCGCGACGGAGCTGGTGCTCCAGCGCGAGCAGCACATCTCCGCGCTCGATGGCCTGGCCGCCGCCGCCGCCCATGAGCTGGGAACGCCGCTCGCCACCATCTCCCTGGTGGCCCGCGAGATGGAAAAGGCGCTGGGCTCAGACCCGCGCTATGCCGAGGACGTCACGCTGCTGCGCTCCCAGAGCGAGCGCTGCCGCGAGATCCTCAAGCAGCTCACCAGCCTGTCCTCCGAGAGCGAGGCCCATCTGGCGCGCCTGCCGCTCACCTCGCTCATCGAGGAGGTGGCCGCCCCGCATCGCGATTTCGGCATCGAGATCAGGCTGGAGCCGGAGGAGACGCGCGGCCGCGAGCCGGTCGGCCGCCGCAATCCCGGCGTGCTCTACGGCATCGGCAATCTGGTCGAGAACGCCGTCGACTTCGCCCGCGAAACGGTCACCATCCGCTGGCGCTGGAACGCCGAGGAAGTCGGCATCACCATCATCGACGACGGTCCGGGCTTCCCCGCCGAGATCATGGACCGCATCGGCGAGCCCTATATGACCAGGCGCCCGGCGAGCGGGTCCAGCGGCGGGGGGCTGGGCCTCGGCCTGTTCATCGCCAAGACCCTGCTGGAGCGCTCGGGCGCCGTCATTCATTTTTCCAACGCCGGCGGCGAGGGCAAGGGCGCCACCGTCGACGTGCGCTGGCCGCTGGATGCCTTTCTGGCCAATAACAGCTTCCAGCCTTATGCCAATGGTGGCCGCGACGCTGGAAAATCCGGCGATAATGGCTAA